A genomic segment from Neobacillus sp. YX16 encodes:
- a CDS encoding ROK family protein, with protein MKMAIGIDIGGTKIAAGIISESGELLHRTEVKSDPYDRENMFKQVVTVVDQVLEGTSLSEIEGIGVGVPGKVDRENGIAVFQNNLPWQQFPIAARLQEQFGAKTITTDNDVYMAAFAEWKTAKGKTNETFVYVTISTGIACSIIHHGSFFRGAGFAGELGLIPVLSKEGNERLEKIAAGPGIQKIAGIPTKDVFTGYLNGSQEFQSVIDDVTAHLVQGLYSISCLLDPHRIVFGGSVIVNNPFLLELIKEKLKIYQLPEQQHLLDQMSISTLAQNNGVVGAGLRVFERI; from the coding sequence TTCATCGCACAGAAGTAAAAAGTGATCCTTATGACCGGGAGAACATGTTTAAACAAGTAGTAACAGTGGTGGATCAAGTACTTGAAGGGACATCATTATCAGAGATTGAAGGTATTGGCGTCGGAGTACCAGGCAAAGTCGATCGCGAGAATGGCATCGCCGTTTTTCAAAACAATTTGCCTTGGCAGCAGTTTCCAATTGCCGCCCGATTACAGGAACAATTTGGCGCCAAGACGATCACTACTGACAATGATGTTTATATGGCGGCTTTTGCTGAGTGGAAAACGGCCAAGGGAAAAACCAACGAGACCTTTGTCTATGTGACGATTAGTACAGGAATTGCCTGTTCGATCATCCATCATGGATCCTTTTTTAGAGGAGCTGGTTTTGCCGGGGAACTGGGGCTGATTCCGGTTCTTTCGAAGGAAGGCAATGAGAGATTGGAAAAAATTGCGGCAGGCCCAGGGATCCAGAAAATAGCGGGGATTCCAACCAAGGATGTCTTTACTGGATATTTAAACGGGTCACAGGAATTTCAGTCAGTCATCGATGATGTGACCGCACATTTAGTCCAAGGACTCTATTCCATTTCCTGTTTATTAGACCCGCATAGAATAGTTTTCGGTGGTAGTGTCATTGTTAATAACCCATTTTTGCTTGAATTAATCAAAGAAAAACTAAAAATCTATCAACTTCCTGAACAGCAGCATCTTTTAGACCAGATGAGTATCAGTACATTGGCGCAGAATAATGGCGTTGTTGGTGCAGGATTACGCGTATTTGAAAGAATCTAA
- a CDS encoding SIS domain-containing protein — MFTLSQEKLVPLGASITTAEIKQQPELWAETFALYTDKSREIEEFLFKLSTKYSRVRVIFTGAGTSAYVGDTVTPYLKEKVDENQWELLSIPTTTLVSNPYQFLKADMPTLLVSFARSGNSPESVAAVQLAGQIVTDLYQVTITCAKEGQLAKRTVGDEKNLLLLMPEKSNDQGFAMTGSYTCMALTALLVFDSLLIEEKSTIVKTIQQMGESVIQREDVIQAMIDHDFDRIIYLGSGSLEGLAREAQLKILELTAGKVVTAFDSPLGFRHGPKSFVNEKSLVFVFVSNQPYTRQYDLDMLKEMQQDNMASYICAIGVDGETNFDGNTFGFDSETKFVPDAYLALPFVMIGQTVSLLASVKVGNTPDTPSPTGTVNRVVKGVTIYEYQ; from the coding sequence ATGTTTACATTAAGTCAAGAAAAATTAGTGCCATTAGGGGCATCGATTACAACAGCGGAAATAAAACAACAGCCTGAATTATGGGCTGAAACCTTTGCTTTGTATACGGATAAAAGCAGGGAAATAGAAGAGTTTTTATTTAAACTATCTACGAAATACAGTCGGGTTCGAGTAATTTTTACAGGTGCCGGAACGTCTGCCTATGTTGGTGACACCGTCACACCATACCTAAAAGAAAAAGTTGATGAAAACCAGTGGGAATTGCTGAGTATTCCGACAACCACTTTGGTATCCAATCCCTATCAATTCCTAAAAGCGGATATGCCAACCTTACTCGTTTCGTTTGCTCGAAGCGGTAACAGCCCGGAAAGTGTTGCTGCTGTACAATTAGCTGGGCAAATCGTAACCGATTTGTATCAAGTAACAATTACTTGTGCTAAAGAGGGTCAATTAGCCAAGCGGACTGTAGGGGATGAAAAAAATTTATTGCTATTGATGCCCGAAAAATCGAATGATCAAGGATTTGCGATGACGGGAAGTTATACGTGCATGGCGTTAACGGCGTTACTCGTTTTTGATTCATTATTAATTGAAGAAAAATCGACGATTGTAAAAACGATTCAACAAATGGGTGAGAGTGTCATTCAAAGAGAAGACGTCATCCAAGCTATGATCGATCATGATTTTGACCGAATTATTTATCTAGGCTCTGGCAGTTTAGAAGGTTTAGCGAGAGAAGCACAGTTAAAAATATTAGAGCTGACTGCAGGTAAAGTTGTCACCGCCTTTGATTCACCATTAGGATTCCGACATGGTCCTAAATCCTTTGTGAACGAAAAATCATTAGTTTTTGTGTTTGTTTCCAACCAACCTTATACACGTCAATACGATTTAGATATGTTAAAAGAAATGCAGCAAGATAACATGGCCAGCTATATTTGTGCCATCGGGGTTGATGGAGAAACTAATTTTGATGGGAACACATTTGGATTCGACAGTGAGACCAAGTTCGTACCGGATGCTTACTTAGCATTACCATTTGTCATGATTGGGCAAACGGTTTCATTGCTCGCTTCAGTAAAAGTAGGTAACACGCCAGATACTCCTTCACCGACAGGAACGGTGAACCGTGTTGTTAAAGGCGTAACTATCTATGAATATCAATAG
- the nagA gene encoding N-acetylglucosamine-6-phosphate deacetylase, whose amino-acid sequence MSKYIFAETFFLEEKVEGPGFLEIKDGIFGSFSENSPDAAAEIIDYTGYWIAPGLVDTHIHGFRNHDIMDNDFEGLNQISKGLLYCGVTSFLPTTLTSSTEELNHVVEMIGTNYKKVRGAKIKGIFLEGPFFTEKHKGAQNTKYFCDPSVDLLKVWQKLSNDSIKKIAIAPERNGAAEFIEYAVGEKIAVALAHSDATYEEAKQAVEKGASIFVHTFNGMSPLHHRVPGMAGAAMNLKDVFAEIICDGHHVHPAAANILMNARGRNQTVMVTDCMMAGGMPEGNYQLGEFPVEVKAGAARIEGGSLAGSILQLKEAVKNVVDWGIATPEEAIYMASTAPAKSIGLDGECGKIAEGHSADFIVLNPDLNLIATYLDGVCRYHLRKEGVR is encoded by the coding sequence ATGTCCAAGTATATCTTTGCAGAAACGTTTTTTCTTGAGGAAAAGGTTGAAGGGCCTGGATTTTTGGAAATAAAAGATGGAATATTCGGAAGTTTTTCAGAAAACAGCCCAGATGCTGCGGCTGAAATCATTGATTACACTGGGTATTGGATTGCTCCTGGTTTAGTAGATACCCATATTCATGGCTTTAGAAATCACGATATTATGGACAATGATTTTGAAGGTTTGAATCAGATTTCTAAAGGGCTCCTCTACTGCGGAGTTACCTCGTTTTTGCCGACAACCTTAACCTCCTCAACTGAAGAGTTGAATCATGTTGTTGAAATGATTGGTACTAATTACAAGAAAGTTCGTGGAGCCAAAATTAAAGGGATTTTTTTGGAAGGTCCGTTTTTTACAGAAAAGCATAAAGGGGCACAAAACACGAAATATTTTTGTGACCCGTCGGTTGATCTATTAAAAGTTTGGCAGAAATTATCCAATGATTCTATTAAAAAAATTGCGATTGCGCCCGAAAGAAATGGTGCAGCGGAATTTATTGAATATGCGGTAGGAGAAAAGATTGCAGTGGCATTAGCCCATAGTGACGCAACATATGAAGAAGCAAAGCAGGCGGTTGAAAAAGGAGCTTCGATTTTTGTTCATACCTTCAATGGAATGAGCCCGCTGCATCATCGTGTGCCAGGGATGGCCGGTGCAGCGATGAATTTGAAAGATGTATTTGCCGAAATCATATGTGATGGGCATCATGTTCATCCGGCAGCTGCAAACATTTTAATGAATGCCCGCGGCAGAAATCAAACCGTTATGGTAACCGATTGTATGATGGCTGGAGGAATGCCAGAAGGAAACTATCAATTGGGAGAATTCCCTGTCGAGGTGAAAGCAGGTGCAGCCCGCATCGAGGGGGGGAGTCTAGCAGGCAGTATTTTGCAGCTGAAAGAAGCTGTCAAAAATGTCGTTGATTGGGGAATTGCGACACCGGAGGAAGCGATCTATATGGCGAGTACCGCTCCCGCAAAAAGTATTGGGCTGGATGGGGAATGTGGGAAAATTGCTGAGGGGCACTCTGCTGACTTTATTGTGTTGAATCCTGATCTGAATTTAATTGCGACTTATCTTGATGGTGTTTGTCGTTACCATTTACGGAAAGAGGGAGTGCGATGA
- the lacC gene encoding tagatose-6-phosphate kinase codes for MILAVTMNPSVDISYPIHEFKLDAVNRVEDVRKSAGGKGLNVARVIAQMEEKVLATGVLGGTIGDYIVQELNKSHISNDFLKIEKESRNCIAILHEGMQTEILESGPTLTNEEGTDFLEKYEVLLAKVSLVTISGSLPKGLPVDFYQQMLAVSQKKGIPVILDSSGEPLRAALVHKEKPFAIKPNITEISQLLGVEVDSRISSLKQALDHDWFKGIDWIVVSMGGDGAFVRHGTEDYRVTLPKIDVVNPVGSGDAVVAGLAVALNRNHSVDTVLKTAMTTGMLNTMEAGTGSINMAKFEQYFDLVKID; via the coding sequence ATGATTTTAGCCGTCACAATGAATCCATCCGTGGATATTTCCTATCCGATACATGAATTCAAGTTGGATGCTGTGAACCGTGTGGAAGATGTTCGAAAATCTGCTGGCGGTAAAGGCTTGAATGTTGCACGGGTGATTGCACAAATGGAAGAAAAAGTCCTAGCAACCGGTGTGCTTGGCGGTACCATCGGCGATTACATCGTTCAGGAATTAAATAAAAGCCATATTTCCAATGACTTTTTAAAAATCGAAAAGGAATCGAGGAATTGTATTGCCATTCTTCATGAAGGGATGCAAACGGAAATTTTAGAATCTGGGCCAACCTTGACAAATGAAGAAGGGACAGATTTTTTAGAGAAATATGAAGTCCTGTTGGCTAAAGTTTCCTTGGTGACGATTTCAGGCAGTTTGCCGAAGGGGCTGCCGGTGGATTTTTATCAGCAAATGTTAGCGGTTAGTCAGAAGAAGGGAATTCCGGTGATATTGGATTCGTCAGGAGAACCGTTACGAGCAGCCTTGGTACATAAAGAAAAACCATTTGCGATTAAGCCGAATATTACGGAAATATCTCAGCTGCTTGGCGTGGAAGTGGATAGCAGGATAAGCAGTTTGAAACAAGCTTTAGATCATGACTGGTTTAAAGGGATTGACTGGATTGTCGTCTCGATGGGTGGGGATGGTGCTTTTGTAAGACATGGTACGGAAGATTACCGGGTCACTCTCCCAAAAATAGACGTGGTAAATCCGGTTGGTTCCGGAGATGCTGTCGTTGCAGGGTTAGCTGTCGCACTGAATCGAAATCATTCGGTCGATACTGTGCTGAAAACGGCTATGACTACGGGGATGCTCAATACGATGGAAGCCGGTACGGGATCGATTAATATGGCAAAGTTCGAACAGTATTTTGATTTAGTAAAAATAGATTGA
- the lacD gene encoding tagatose-bisphosphate aldolase — protein sequence MLELTKNKLAALKRLSDENGVIGALAIDQRGSLKKMIAAGSTNPVGDEGIIRFKELVSEELTPYSTAILLDPEYGLPASKVRSKDAGLLVAYEKTGYDATAVGRLPDLLPEWSVKRLKEAGADAIKFLLYYDIDENEKINDYKHVYMERVGSECAAEDIPFFLEIVSYDASIDDVKSIEYAKVKPHKVIEAMREFSKPQYQVDVLKVEVPVDMNFVEGYSEGETVYSRDEAAAYFKEQSESTELPFIFLSAGVSAALFQETLKFAKQSGSTFNGVLCGRATWKDGVAPFASGGEQACREWLQLIGKKNIEDLNVVLKESASSWFEKVKNNNSFAAY from the coding sequence ATGCTAGAATTAACAAAAAACAAGTTGGCTGCTTTAAAACGTTTGTCTGATGAAAATGGTGTTATTGGTGCTTTAGCGATCGATCAACGCGGCTCATTGAAAAAAATGATTGCCGCTGGGAGTACAAACCCGGTTGGAGATGAAGGCATTATCCGCTTTAAAGAATTGGTTTCTGAAGAATTAACTCCTTATTCCACTGCAATTCTATTAGATCCAGAATATGGACTCCCAGCTTCTAAAGTTCGCAGTAAGGATGCCGGTTTATTGGTAGCCTATGAAAAGACCGGATACGATGCAACAGCTGTAGGCCGTCTGCCTGATTTATTGCCTGAGTGGTCAGTGAAACGGTTGAAAGAAGCTGGTGCAGATGCAATCAAATTTTTATTGTACTATGATATCGATGAAAATGAGAAAATCAATGACTATAAACATGTTTATATGGAACGGGTTGGTTCGGAATGTGCGGCCGAGGATATTCCGTTTTTCTTAGAAATCGTCTCCTATGATGCCAGCATTGATGATGTTAAAAGCATAGAGTATGCCAAAGTAAAGCCGCATAAAGTGATTGAAGCAATGAGGGAATTTTCCAAACCACAGTATCAAGTTGATGTTTTGAAAGTAGAAGTACCTGTGGATATGAATTTTGTTGAAGGATATTCAGAGGGTGAAACCGTTTATAGTAGGGATGAAGCTGCTGCGTATTTCAAAGAGCAAAGTGAGTCCACCGAGCTGCCGTTTATCTTTTTAAGTGCAGGAGTAAGTGCGGCATTATTCCAGGAAACATTGAAATTTGCCAAACAATCCGGTTCGACCTTTAATGGCGTGTTATGCGGACGTGCCACCTGGAAAGACGGAGTTGCCCCATTCGCTTCCGGTGGTGAACAGGCATGCCGTGAATGGTTACAACTCATTGGCAAAAAGAATATTGAAGATTTAAATGTTGTTTTGAAAGAGTCCGCCAGCTCCTGGTTTGAAAAGGTTAAAAATAATAATAGTTTCGCAGCTTATTAA
- the adhE gene encoding bifunctional acetaldehyde-CoA/alcohol dehydrogenase has protein sequence MAVAEKMGKDIQSVTTMVDTLVENSLTALEEFRSFDQDMIDAIVKQMALAGLDQHMQLAKLAVEETKRGVYEDKIIKNMFATEYVYHNIKYDKTVGIINENEHEGIIEIAEPVGVIAGVTPVTNPTSTTMFKALISIKTRNPIVFAFHPSAQKCSSEAARILRDAAIKAGAPENCIQWIETPSIEATQALMNHSKISMILATGGAGMVKSAYSSGKPALGVGPGNVPCYMEKSANIHQAVNDLILSKTFDNGMICASEQAVIIDQEIYSQVKNEMIANNCYFLNEEEKEKVEKLVINEISCAVNPNIVGMAASKIAALAGVTVPENTKILVAEIKGVGPGYPLSREKLSPVLACYKVSSFEEGLDRAEEMLEFGGLGHSAVIHSQDQNVIKQYGYRMKAGRIIVNAPSSQGAIGDIYNAYMPSLTLGCGSYGGNSVSTNVGAIHLINIKKVAQRNVNMQWFKVPSKIYFEKNSTQYLAKMPKISKAFIVTDPGMVKLGYVDKVLYYLRKRPDYVHCEIFSEVEPDPSIETVMKGTEMMAKFQPDVIIALGGGSAMDAAKGMWLFYENPESEFFGLKQKFLDIRKRIVKYPKLGEKAQFVAIPTTSGTGSEVTSFSVITDKEANIKYPLADYELTPDVAIIDPQFVMTVPKHITADTGMDVLTHAIEAYVSCMANDYTDGLAMKAIQLVFEYLPRAYRNGSDELAREKVHNASTIAGMAFANAFLGINHSLAHKLGSEFHIAHGRANTILLPHVIRYNAAKPNKFTAFPKYAHFVADKRYAEIARTLGLPANTTEEGVESLVLAIIRLAKELEIPMSIEANNIDADTFESKVDYLADKAFEDQCTTANPKLPLVTELAEIYRKAYKGV, from the coding sequence ATGGCAGTGGCAGAAAAAATGGGCAAGGACATACAAAGTGTAACTACAATGGTTGATACCTTGGTAGAAAATAGTCTAACAGCGTTAGAAGAATTCCGCAGCTTTGACCAAGATATGATTGATGCGATTGTAAAGCAAATGGCCTTAGCTGGCCTTGATCAGCATATGCAGCTTGCAAAACTTGCTGTTGAGGAAACCAAACGAGGCGTTTATGAAGATAAGATTATTAAAAATATGTTTGCAACTGAATATGTCTATCATAATATCAAATATGATAAAACCGTCGGAATCATTAACGAAAACGAACACGAAGGAATTATTGAAATTGCCGAACCAGTTGGTGTGATCGCAGGTGTGACACCAGTAACCAATCCAACATCCACCACGATGTTTAAGGCACTTATATCCATAAAAACAAGGAATCCAATCGTTTTTGCCTTCCATCCATCCGCACAAAAATGCAGCAGCGAGGCGGCAAGAATCCTTAGGGATGCAGCGATAAAGGCAGGCGCTCCTGAGAATTGCATACAATGGATTGAAACGCCATCTATTGAGGCTACACAAGCACTGATGAATCACTCAAAGATATCGATGATTCTTGCAACTGGCGGTGCAGGAATGGTCAAATCCGCTTATAGCTCTGGTAAACCAGCCCTCGGTGTTGGGCCAGGTAACGTTCCATGCTATATGGAGAAATCGGCCAATATTCATCAAGCCGTGAATGACTTAATTCTATCAAAGACTTTTGACAATGGAATGATTTGTGCATCTGAACAGGCAGTTATTATTGATCAAGAAATTTATTCTCAAGTCAAAAATGAAATGATTGCAAATAATTGTTACTTTTTAAATGAAGAAGAAAAAGAAAAAGTTGAAAAATTAGTTATTAATGAAATTTCATGTGCCGTTAATCCGAATATTGTTGGAATGGCTGCAAGTAAAATTGCTGCATTGGCAGGAGTAACCGTTCCCGAAAACACAAAAATCCTTGTCGCTGAAATAAAAGGTGTCGGACCAGGATACCCGCTATCAAGAGAAAAATTAAGCCCAGTCCTAGCGTGTTACAAGGTCAGCAGTTTTGAAGAAGGACTAGATAGAGCAGAAGAAATGTTGGAGTTTGGCGGTTTAGGACATTCTGCAGTCATCCATTCCCAAGACCAAAATGTAATTAAGCAGTATGGCTACCGGATGAAAGCTGGAAGAATCATTGTCAATGCCCCATCTTCACAGGGTGCCATCGGTGATATATACAATGCTTATATGCCTTCACTAACCCTTGGCTGTGGTTCATACGGAGGAAATTCTGTTTCCACTAACGTTGGTGCGATTCACTTAATCAATATTAAAAAAGTAGCCCAAAGGAATGTTAATATGCAATGGTTTAAAGTTCCGTCCAAAATCTATTTCGAGAAAAATTCAACACAGTATTTAGCTAAAATGCCGAAGATTTCTAAAGCATTTATTGTAACGGACCCCGGAATGGTGAAACTAGGCTATGTTGATAAGGTACTTTATTATTTAAGAAAACGTCCTGATTATGTTCATTGTGAAATTTTTTCAGAGGTAGAACCAGATCCATCCATTGAAACGGTTATGAAGGGTACCGAAATGATGGCTAAATTCCAGCCAGATGTAATCATTGCACTTGGAGGTGGCTCAGCGATGGATGCTGCCAAAGGGATGTGGCTGTTCTATGAGAATCCAGAATCAGAATTCTTTGGTTTAAAACAGAAATTTCTTGATATCCGAAAACGGATTGTGAAATATCCTAAGTTAGGTGAAAAAGCACAATTTGTAGCAATACCAACCACCTCTGGAACAGGGTCAGAAGTAACTTCCTTCTCCGTTATAACCGATAAGGAAGCAAATATTAAATATCCGCTCGCCGATTATGAATTAACACCAGACGTAGCAATCATTGATCCACAATTTGTAATGACTGTTCCTAAACATATTACAGCAGATACGGGAATGGACGTTTTGACTCATGCGATTGAGGCTTATGTGTCTTGTATGGCGAATGATTATACAGATGGACTTGCGATGAAGGCAATCCAGCTTGTATTTGAATACCTGCCAAGAGCGTATCGAAATGGCAGTGACGAATTGGCACGTGAAAAAGTGCATAATGCTTCAACGATTGCTGGTATGGCCTTTGCGAATGCCTTCCTTGGTATCAATCATAGCCTTGCCCATAAGCTTGGCTCAGAATTCCATATCGCTCACGGACGTGCAAATACGATATTACTGCCACATGTCATTCGCTATAATGCTGCCAAACCGAATAAGTTTACAGCATTCCCGAAATATGCACATTTTGTTGCAGATAAGCGTTATGCGGAAATTGCAAGAACCCTTGGACTGCCTGCGAATACCACGGAAGAAGGAGTTGAAAGCCTTGTTCTAGCAATTATTCGCCTTGCAAAAGAGCTTGAAATCCCTATGAGTATTGAGGCAAATAATATAGATGCTGACACTTTCGAAAGCAAGGTTGACTACCTCGCAGATAAAGCATTTGAAGACCAATGTACTACTGCAAATCCTAAACTCCCTTTAGTAACAGAATTGGCTGAAATCTATCGTAAAGCATATAAGGGAGTTTAA
- a CDS encoding SET domain-containing protein encodes MIEIKISKLSDGEFNRGVFAKRDIKKGELIHEAPVIAYPNAEHEHIEKTLLADYAFEYGINHTCLLLGYGMLFNHSYQPNATYEINFPNHTFDFFAYKDIKAGEEILINYNGDEEDQELLWFDKEKQDN; translated from the coding sequence ATGATAGAAATAAAAATATCAAAACTCAGCGATGGGGAGTTCAATAGAGGCGTATTTGCAAAACGTGATATAAAAAAAGGCGAACTGATCCATGAAGCACCCGTTATCGCCTATCCAAATGCGGAGCATGAACATATTGAAAAAACCTTGCTTGCCGATTATGCATTTGAATATGGAATCAACCACACATGCCTTCTCTTAGGGTATGGAATGCTCTTTAATCATTCCTATCAGCCAAATGCTACGTATGAGATAAATTTTCCAAACCATACCTTTGATTTTTTTGCATACAAAGACATTAAAGCAGGCGAAGAGATTCTTATCAACTATAATGGCGATGAAGAGGATCAAGAACTGCTTTGGTTCGATAAAGAAAAACAAGATAACTAA
- the ade gene encoding adenine deaminase has translation MERNQLTRRISVASGKEPADTVVKNGRIIDVFNGEIIEGDIAIVDGYFAGVGKYEGKHNVDANGRYVLPAFIDGHVHIESSLVAPSEFAKVLLPHGVTTVIADPHEIGNVLGAPGIQYILDSSENLPFDFYIMLPSCVPATSFENSGAILKAEDLKPFYQHPRVLGLAEVMNFPAVLHAEDDMLNKISDAKRFGKKVDGHAAGLSERDLNVYMAAGIVTDHESTTAQEAKERLKSGMYLMIREGTVARDLRNLIPVVNQYNSRRCLFVTDDKHLDDLVLEGSIDHNVRLAIAEGLSPITAIQMATINAAECFGLQEKGAIAAGYKADFSFVDDLESVRISHVYKDGMAVVQDGKLIIDCSNNHKNGLEESVHFDDIVENNLNIPLPSKKANIIQIIPNSLITRHIVDEVDLCDQGLFQPSITADQLKLAVIERHHMTKQIGLGIVKGLGLKNGAIATTIAHDSHNLIIAGTNDGDMVLAANTIKKMQGGMIVIKDGQILASLELPIAGLISDRPYREVYVSLNSLHIALEKLGANSHFNPFLTLSFLALPVIPELKLTDKGLFKVSKFEHITISPD, from the coding sequence ATGGAAAGAAATCAATTAACCCGAAGAATTTCAGTGGCTTCAGGAAAAGAACCTGCGGATACCGTTGTTAAAAATGGCAGGATTATTGATGTGTTTAACGGAGAAATAATAGAAGGTGATATCGCCATTGTAGATGGATATTTCGCAGGTGTCGGTAAATATGAAGGAAAGCATAATGTGGATGCAAACGGACGGTATGTACTTCCTGCCTTCATTGATGGTCATGTTCATATTGAATCGTCCTTGGTTGCACCAAGTGAATTCGCTAAAGTCCTTCTTCCTCATGGAGTTACGACAGTTATTGCAGATCCCCATGAAATCGGGAATGTTTTAGGTGCTCCAGGTATTCAGTATATACTCGATTCTTCAGAAAACCTTCCTTTCGATTTTTATATTATGCTTCCCTCTTGTGTTCCAGCCACAAGCTTTGAAAACTCAGGTGCGATTTTAAAAGCGGAGGATTTAAAACCCTTTTATCAACATCCACGAGTCCTGGGATTAGCAGAAGTTATGAATTTTCCTGCAGTCCTTCATGCTGAGGATGATATGCTGAATAAAATATCTGATGCGAAACGATTTGGCAAAAAAGTCGATGGCCATGCCGCGGGATTGTCTGAGAGAGATTTGAATGTGTATATGGCTGCTGGTATTGTGACAGACCATGAAAGTACAACAGCACAAGAAGCTAAAGAGCGCCTTAAGAGCGGAATGTATTTAATGATTCGTGAGGGTACTGTTGCAAGGGATTTACGCAATTTGATTCCGGTTGTAAATCAGTACAATTCCCGCAGATGTTTATTTGTTACAGATGACAAACATTTAGATGACCTTGTGCTGGAGGGCAGCATTGATCACAACGTAAGGCTGGCGATTGCAGAAGGACTATCCCCTATAACCGCTATTCAAATGGCTACCATCAATGCCGCGGAATGTTTTGGGCTTCAAGAAAAGGGAGCTATCGCTGCAGGTTACAAAGCTGATTTTTCCTTCGTTGATGACCTTGAAAGTGTCAGAATATCACATGTATATAAGGATGGAATGGCAGTCGTCCAAGATGGAAAATTGATAATTGATTGTAGTAATAATCATAAGAATGGTTTGGAAGAGTCAGTCCATTTTGATGATATCGTGGAAAATAATTTAAACATTCCCTTACCCTCTAAAAAAGCTAATATCATCCAAATCATTCCTAACAGCCTTATCACACGGCATATTGTGGATGAAGTGGATCTCTGTGATCAAGGACTCTTCCAACCCTCAATTACGGCTGATCAATTAAAGCTAGCCGTAATTGAGCGTCATCATATGACGAAGCAAATTGGTTTAGGAATTGTCAAAGGCTTAGGGTTAAAAAATGGTGCTATTGCCACCACGATTGCCCATGATTCACATAACCTCATTATTGCTGGAACCAATGACGGCGATATGGTACTAGCAGCAAACACGATTAAAAAAATGCAGGGCGGGATGATTGTCATTAAAGATGGCCAAATCCTCGCATCATTAGAATTGCCCATTGCAGGATTAATATCTGACCGCCCTTACCGGGAAGTATATGTGAGTCTAAATAGCCTTCATATTGCTCTCGAAAAGCTTGGAGCAAACAGTCATTTTAATCCCTTTTTAACCCTTTCCTTTTTAGCTCTTCCTGTCATTCCGGAACTAAAACTTACGGACAAAGGCTTGTTTAAGGTATCAAAATTTGAACATATTACGATCAGTCCTGATTAA
- a CDS encoding nucleoside deaminase: protein MSDFHFMQKAIEEALQNVLTNHGGPFGAIVVKDGKIIGVGRNEVTSSNDPTAHAEVQAIRAACSYLKDFQLTDCEIYTSCEPCPMCIGAIYWARPKAVYYACTKQEAAKIGFDDQFIYDQLELPMEFRKIPMKQLFPDDGDIPFRTWENSKNKVEY, encoded by the coding sequence ATGTCAGATTTTCATTTTATGCAAAAAGCAATCGAGGAAGCGCTCCAGAATGTCCTAACCAATCACGGTGGGCCGTTTGGAGCCATTGTGGTGAAGGATGGAAAAATAATTGGGGTTGGACGTAATGAAGTGACCTCCTCTAACGATCCAACTGCACATGCAGAGGTCCAAGCTATTCGCGCGGCCTGCAGCTACTTAAAGGATTTTCAACTGACGGATTGCGAAATATATACGAGCTGTGAACCTTGTCCAATGTGCATTGGTGCTATTTACTGGGCGAGACCGAAGGCCGTTTACTATGCTTGCACAAAACAGGAAGCGGCCAAGATAGGGTTTGATGATCAATTCATTTATGACCAGCTTGAATTACCAATGGAATTTCGAAAAATACCCATGAAGCAACTTTTTCCTGACGATGGTGATATTCCTTTTCGAACATGGGAAAACTCAAAGAATAAAGTAGAATACTAA